One genomic region from Pseudoduganella dura encodes:
- a CDS encoding arylsulfatase yields the protein MIRREFIASALAAIAAAPAFAAPQPGARRPNIIFILADDMGYGDTAVYGQRRIATPNIDRLARDGMRFTQAYAGAPVCGPSRCALMTGMHTGHARIRDNTALAAGKLGTKGNGKQLWRRPNLLPDDRTVAQYLQGAGYRTGLMGKWHLDGFETKATPPNFGFDEFKGWLIQYESTQGYWPAQRVHDATLVDIPENANGKHGRYDTDMITDDAIDFVERHRSRPFFLYAAYNSPHSPFTAPDFGPYADRAGWSDDEKTYAAMIHYLDLGIGRLLDKLAGAGLDKDTVIFFASDNGPRSEPTAQQTRITDFFDSNGGLTGYKRDMYEGGIRTPWIVRWPEKIPAGAVSDVPVYFPDFLPTALDLAGAPVARSDGVSLRPFLVDARRKAADRFLYWEFYDPEFRQVARWGKWKALRMKRDGALELYDLSRDPKESRNVAADHPDIVARMAEGMAREHVASAEYPDPPPKG from the coding sequence ATGATCCGTCGAGAATTCATCGCCAGCGCCCTGGCAGCCATCGCCGCGGCGCCCGCCTTCGCCGCGCCGCAGCCCGGCGCGCGCCGTCCCAACATCATCTTCATCCTGGCCGACGACATGGGCTATGGCGACACGGCCGTGTATGGCCAGCGCCGGATCGCAACGCCCAACATCGACCGCCTGGCGCGCGACGGCATGCGGTTCACCCAGGCCTATGCGGGCGCGCCGGTCTGCGGGCCGTCGCGCTGCGCGCTGATGACGGGCATGCACACCGGCCACGCGCGCATCCGCGACAACACGGCGCTCGCCGCCGGCAAGCTGGGCACCAAGGGCAACGGCAAGCAGCTGTGGCGGCGCCCGAACCTGCTGCCGGACGACCGCACCGTGGCGCAGTACCTGCAGGGAGCCGGCTATCGCACCGGCCTGATGGGCAAGTGGCACCTCGACGGCTTCGAGACGAAGGCCACGCCGCCCAACTTCGGGTTCGACGAATTCAAGGGCTGGCTGATCCAGTACGAAAGCACCCAGGGTTACTGGCCGGCGCAGCGCGTGCACGATGCCACGCTGGTCGACATTCCCGAAAACGCGAACGGGAAACATGGCCGCTACGACACGGACATGATCACCGACGATGCGATCGACTTCGTCGAGCGTCACAGGAGCCGGCCTTTCTTCCTGTACGCGGCCTACAACAGCCCCCATTCGCCGTTCACGGCGCCCGATTTCGGGCCGTACGCCGACCGGGCCGGCTGGTCGGACGACGAAAAGACCTACGCGGCGATGATCCACTATCTCGATCTCGGCATCGGCCGGCTGCTCGACAAGCTGGCCGGCGCGGGGCTCGACAAGGACACGGTGATCTTCTTCGCGTCGGACAACGGGCCGCGCTCGGAACCGACCGCGCAGCAGACCCGGATAACCGATTTCTTCGATTCCAACGGCGGCCTCACGGGCTACAAGCGCGACATGTACGAAGGCGGCATCCGCACGCCGTGGATCGTGCGCTGGCCGGAAAAGATCCCTGCCGGCGCCGTCAGCGACGTGCCCGTGTATTTCCCGGATTTCCTGCCCACCGCGCTCGACCTGGCCGGCGCGCCGGTGGCCAGGTCCGATGGCGTGAGCCTGCGGCCGTTCCTGGTCGATGCGCGGCGCAAGGCCGCCGACCGCTTCCTGTACTGGGAGTTCTACGATCCGGAGTTCCGCCAGGTGGCGCGCTGGGGCAAATGGAAAGCGCTGCGGATGAAGCGCGACGGCGCGCTCGAACTGTACGACCTGTCGCGCGATCCGAAGGAAAGCCGGAACGTGGCCGCCGACCATCCGGACATCGTGGCCCGGATGGCCGAAGGCATGGCGCGCGAACACGTGGCTTCGGCCGAGTACCCCGACCCGCCGCCCAAGGGCTGA
- a CDS encoding CitMHS family transporter: protein MLTVLAYSMVVVFMFLIMTKRLPALVALIIVPIAFGIIGGFGAELGPMMLTGIKNLAPTGVMLMFAILYFGVMIDAGLFDPVVRRILKLVQGDPMKIVVGTAALAMFISLDGDGATSYMITVSAMLPLYKRLGMSRLVLACVIMLAGGVFNILPWGGPTARAASALGVDVRDIFVPMILPMAVAAVWVLFVAYVLGMKERKRIGVVTLADQARARNTANAASLQPAEAGLSVPGKAADDIPGRMNGTTGQWTASPVAAAVHSPAHPGSRHEVSGSSAGHAGSTDAAGHAEPEITVSSSHTARPRLIWVNFALTAALMVLLILGALPLPVLFMIFFAVAITINYPTLQEQKERVAAHAPNVLPVVSLIFAAGIFVGILQGTKMVDAIAASVIAGVPGWMGPYLAIVTGVLSIPFTFFISNDAFYFGIVPILAEAAAVYGISPAEIGRASLIGQPVHLLSPLVASTYLLVGMSEVEFGDHQRYTLIWSISAALVMLVSAVLFGVIPLMGSIP, encoded by the coding sequence ATGTTGACAGTACTGGCCTATTCGATGGTCGTTGTATTCATGTTCCTGATCATGACCAAGCGCCTGCCGGCGCTGGTCGCGCTGATCATAGTGCCGATCGCCTTCGGCATCATCGGCGGATTCGGCGCCGAACTCGGGCCGATGATGCTTACCGGGATCAAGAACCTGGCCCCCACCGGCGTCATGCTGATGTTCGCGATCCTGTATTTCGGCGTGATGATCGATGCCGGCCTGTTCGACCCGGTCGTCCGCAGGATCCTGAAGCTGGTGCAGGGCGACCCGATGAAGATCGTCGTCGGCACGGCGGCGCTGGCGATGTTCATCTCGCTCGACGGCGATGGCGCCACCTCGTACATGATCACGGTATCGGCGATGCTGCCGCTGTACAAGCGGCTCGGCATGAGCCGGCTCGTGCTGGCGTGCGTGATCATGCTGGCCGGCGGGGTGTTCAATATCCTGCCGTGGGGCGGCCCCACCGCCCGGGCGGCGAGCGCGCTGGGCGTGGATGTGCGCGACATCTTCGTGCCGATGATCCTGCCGATGGCCGTGGCCGCCGTATGGGTGCTGTTCGTTGCCTATGTGCTCGGCATGAAGGAGCGCAAGCGCATCGGCGTGGTCACCCTGGCGGACCAGGCCAGGGCACGCAATACGGCGAACGCGGCCAGCCTGCAGCCGGCCGAAGCCGGGCTTTCGGTACCGGGCAAGGCCGCGGACGACATCCCGGGCAGGATGAACGGCACCACGGGACAGTGGACGGCCAGCCCGGTCGCCGCGGCGGTGCACAGCCCTGCGCACCCCGGTTCGCGCCATGAAGTATCCGGGTCCAGCGCCGGCCACGCCGGTTCGACAGACGCCGCCGGCCATGCCGAACCGGAAATCACCGTGTCGTCCTCCCATACCGCGCGCCCCCGGCTGATCTGGGTGAACTTCGCCCTGACCGCGGCCCTGATGGTGCTGCTGATCCTGGGCGCCCTGCCGCTGCCCGTGCTGTTCATGATCTTCTTTGCCGTCGCGATCACGATCAACTACCCCACGCTGCAGGAACAGAAGGAACGCGTCGCGGCGCACGCGCCCAACGTGCTTCCCGTCGTTTCGCTGATCTTCGCCGCGGGCATCTTCGTCGGCATCCTGCAGGGAACGAAGATGGTCGATGCGATCGCCGCGAGCGTGATCGCGGGCGTGCCCGGCTGGATGGGGCCTTACCTCGCCATCGTCACGGGAGTGCTCAGCATTCCATTCACCTTCTTCATCTCCAACGATGCCTTCTACTTCGGCATCGTGCCGATCCTCGCCGAGGCGGCCGCCGTCTATGGCATCTCGCCGGCCGAGATCGGCCGCGCTTCGCTGATCGGCCAGCCGGTGCACCTGCTCAGTCCACTGGTGGCATCGACCTACCTGCTGGTCGGCATGTCGGAGGTGGAATTCGGCGACCACCAGCGCTATACGCTGATCTGGTCGATCAGCGCGGCGCTGGTGATGCTGGTCTCCGCCGTGCTGTTCGGCGTGATTCCGCTGATGGGCAGCATCCCCTGA
- the pulA gene encoding pullulanase-type alpha-1,6-glucosidase: MIVGGLLAACGGDGGEGQQAAAPVRLASVAQGAGSAAAVAPGTIRMHFHRTQGDEAQWGVYSWDGPQQASAAWITGRFMFTGADSFGGYVDIPLAAGKSVISFLVTDGNGTKNCGADQHADLAADVMTNGQEVWLLEGDCTVYANQPALSYGNLAGARAHWLSATTLAWPGVPAGGTYKLYYALNGGMSASPDAATGLAGANGSLALQPAALPDALRQKYPHLAGATGLRLSDADAARIAGLASAQFAIAQYGADGTLVQVTSLQQAGMLDDLFAAHAGTAQLGLTFDRLGVPTFRVWAPTAKAVRLDVYASASAANATSVAMTRDAASGVWSYTAPDASWTNNAYYTYSVQVLSRWVNNTLVTNTVTDPYSLSVSANSRRSFVANLDSPRLKPAGWDEQRIPKLAAPTDIALYELHIRDFSVSDNTVPAAHRGKYLAFTDSEAAPMRHLKSLQKAGMTHVHLLPSYDFSSVDETGCVTPAIPGGAADAGTQQAAVAATRDSDCFNWGYDPVHYNTPEGSYATDATDGTVRVREFRAMVQALHEAGLRVTLDMVYNHTSQSQQGPLSVLDRIVPAYYYRLGAEGNILNDSCCADTAQENAMMAKLMTDSVALWAKQYKIDSFRFDIMGFTPLDLMKRLQAAADKAAGRPVYLYGEAWNFGAVANDARFVQARQANMFGTGIGSFNDRIRDTVRGGGCCDTGASLVDQQGFANGVWSDPNGQSAQTRDDALRLADLVRVALSGTLRDYRFTDRFGNVRSNAEIDYFGQQAGFAGSPAETINYVEAHDNQTLFDVNALKLPQATRLADRVRMQTLGNAINTLAQGVPFFHAGQEILRSKSLDRDSYNAGDWFNRLDYGYASNNFGVGLPLAEKNESSWPIMAPVLANPLINPDTRAILAAKAGFEELLAIRKDSSLFRLRTAQDVIDRLKFHNTGPGQVPGVVAMSISGTEPSAYPDAKYKKVVVVFNADKAANTVAIPELKGRKLKLHEIQRFGRDDVVKASAYDAATGNFTIPARTTAVFVQVAND, encoded by the coding sequence TTGATAGTTGGCGGCTTGCTGGCGGCCTGCGGCGGGGATGGCGGAGAAGGACAGCAAGCCGCCGCCCCGGTCCGCCTTGCCAGCGTGGCGCAAGGCGCCGGCAGCGCCGCCGCGGTTGCGCCCGGCACCATCCGCATGCATTTCCACCGCACCCAGGGCGACGAGGCCCAGTGGGGCGTGTATTCCTGGGACGGTCCGCAGCAAGCGAGCGCCGCCTGGATCACCGGCCGCTTCATGTTCACTGGCGCCGACAGCTTCGGCGGCTATGTCGACATTCCGCTGGCCGCCGGCAAGAGCGTCATTTCGTTCCTCGTCACGGACGGCAACGGCACCAAGAATTGCGGCGCCGACCAGCATGCCGACCTGGCGGCCGACGTGATGACGAACGGCCAGGAAGTGTGGCTGCTGGAAGGCGACTGCACGGTGTACGCGAACCAGCCCGCGCTCAGCTACGGCAACCTGGCCGGTGCCAGGGCGCACTGGCTGTCCGCCACGACGCTGGCCTGGCCCGGCGTGCCGGCGGGCGGCACCTACAAGCTGTACTACGCGCTGAACGGCGGCATGTCGGCCAGCCCCGACGCGGCCACCGGCCTGGCCGGCGCCAACGGCAGCCTGGCGCTCCAGCCGGCCGCGTTGCCGGACGCCCTGCGGCAGAAATACCCGCACCTGGCCGGCGCCACCGGCCTGCGCCTGTCGGACGCCGACGCCGCCCGGATCGCCGGACTCGCCAGCGCCCAGTTCGCCATCGCGCAATACGGCGCGGACGGCACGCTGGTCCAGGTGACCTCGCTGCAGCAGGCCGGCATGCTCGACGACCTGTTCGCCGCGCACGCCGGCACGGCGCAGCTGGGCCTGACATTCGACCGCCTGGGCGTGCCGACCTTCCGCGTGTGGGCGCCGACGGCCAAGGCCGTGCGGCTCGACGTCTATGCCAGCGCCAGCGCCGCGAACGCCACGTCGGTGGCCATGACGCGCGATGCCGCCAGCGGCGTCTGGTCGTACACGGCACCGGATGCCTCGTGGACCAACAATGCCTACTACACGTACTCCGTGCAGGTGCTGTCGCGCTGGGTGAACAACACCCTGGTGACGAACACGGTGACCGACCCGTATTCGCTGAGCGTGTCCGCCAACAGCAGGCGCAGCTTCGTGGCCAACCTGGACAGCCCGCGCCTGAAGCCGGCGGGATGGGACGAGCAGCGCATTCCGAAACTCGCCGCCCCCACCGACATCGCCCTGTACGAACTGCACATCCGCGACTTTTCCGTATCGGACAATACCGTGCCGGCCGCGCACCGCGGCAAGTACCTGGCCTTCACGGACAGCGAAGCGGCGCCGATGCGCCACCTGAAGTCTCTGCAGAAGGCCGGCATGACCCACGTGCACCTGCTGCCCAGCTACGACTTCTCGAGCGTCGACGAAACGGGCTGCGTGACGCCCGCCATTCCGGGCGGCGCCGCGGATGCCGGCACGCAGCAGGCCGCCGTGGCCGCCACGCGCGACAGCGACTGCTTCAACTGGGGCTATGACCCGGTGCACTACAACACTCCGGAAGGCAGCTACGCCACCGATGCCACGGACGGCACCGTGCGCGTGCGCGAGTTCCGCGCGATGGTGCAGGCGCTGCACGAGGCCGGGCTGCGCGTCACGCTGGACATGGTATACAACCACACGAGCCAGTCGCAGCAGGGCCCGCTGTCGGTACTGGACCGCATCGTGCCGGCCTACTACTACCGCCTGGGCGCCGAAGGCAACATCCTCAACGACAGCTGCTGCGCCGACACGGCCCAGGAAAACGCCATGATGGCCAAGCTGATGACCGACTCGGTGGCGCTGTGGGCGAAGCAGTACAAGATCGACAGCTTCCGCTTCGACATCATGGGCTTCACGCCGCTCGACCTGATGAAGCGCCTGCAGGCCGCCGCCGACAAGGCGGCCGGCCGCCCGGTCTACCTGTACGGCGAGGCATGGAACTTCGGCGCGGTCGCCAACGACGCGCGCTTCGTGCAGGCGCGCCAGGCCAACATGTTCGGCACCGGCATCGGCTCGTTCAACGACCGCATCCGCGACACCGTGCGCGGCGGCGGCTGCTGCGACACCGGCGCCTCGCTGGTCGACCAGCAGGGCTTCGCCAACGGCGTGTGGTCCGATCCGAACGGCCAGTCGGCGCAGACGCGCGACGATGCGCTGCGCCTGGCCGACCTGGTGCGCGTGGCCCTGTCCGGCACGCTGCGCGACTACCGCTTCACGGACCGCTTCGGCAACGTGCGCAGCAACGCCGAGATCGACTACTTCGGCCAGCAGGCCGGATTCGCCGGCAGCCCGGCGGAGACGATCAACTATGTCGAGGCGCACGACAACCAGACGCTGTTCGACGTCAACGCGCTGAAGCTGCCGCAGGCGACGCGCCTGGCCGACCGCGTGCGCATGCAGACGCTGGGCAATGCCATCAATACGCTGGCCCAGGGCGTGCCGTTCTTCCATGCCGGCCAGGAGATCCTGCGCTCGAAGTCGCTCGACCGCGACAGCTACAACGCGGGCGACTGGTTCAACCGGCTGGACTACGGCTATGCGTCGAACAACTTCGGCGTGGGCCTGCCGCTGGCGGAAAAGAACGAGAGCAGCTGGCCGATCATGGCGCCGGTGCTGGCCAATCCGCTGATCAACCCGGACACGCGCGCCATCCTGGCGGCGAAGGCCGGATTCGAGGAACTGCTGGCGATCCGCAAGGACAGCTCGCTGTTCCGCCTGCGCACGGCGCAGGACGTGATCGACCGCCTGAAGTTCCATAACACCGGCCCCGGCCAGGTGCCCGGCGTGGTGGCGATGAGCATTTCGGGCACCGAGCCGTCCGCCTACCCGGACGCGAAGTACAAGAAGGTGGTCGTGGTGTTCAACGCGGACAAGGCGGCCAATACCGTCGCCATCCCCGAACTGAAGGGCCGCAAGCTGAAACTGCACGAGATCCAGCGCTTCGGCAGGGACGACGTGGTGAAGGCTTCCGCGTATGACGCGGCCACCGGCAACTTCACGATCCCGGCGCGCACGACGGCCGTGTTCGTGCAGGTGGCGAACGACTGA
- a CDS encoding sensor domain-containing diguanylate cyclase: protein MFTHRFFGRIPLAPSLAAVSALVMLLLTVVTLQLVGHTMTRQAELDIGRDLAELAFQTTDKLDRGMYERYREVKLMAERTEITDPKVTGAAKRAAIESMQETHPYYAWIGLTNLRGNVDIATKRMLEGKDVSRRPWYSAAFRGVHLHDVHEAVLLAKLLPNPGGEPKRFFDIAFPYRGADGRIAGILGTHLSWQWAQDVERSVLRPLAERKAVDTLILSKGGVVLLGPKAYQDNLLDLDSVRRAQRGANAAVIETWPDGRRYLVGYSQSHGHQSYPGLGWTVVVRQPVEQAFAPVEALRGKIFRFGLCAAAIVSLLVWIVSRNIIKPLETITGHAEALHAGNVGSIPPVRSRLREVQILQGALNGLLSKLLANENRLRELNATLEARVAHRTVELHAAVEETRKGERRVRAIIDSALDAFVGVDAQGRITDWNPRAEEIFGWRRAEAMGRTVTETIIPHRLREAHEAGMQRYSVAGSSGVVGRRIQLSALRRDGEEFPIEMTIGLINAGDSHFFGTFIQDISVRKRIEDELARERELLDAVLESIDVGIMVCSPGGEVTMFNRAAKEIHGLPTGAVSPGQWQDYRMSAADGATPVPLEQTPLYRALRGELVENMELTITPPGAGTRVVLVSGRALHAGDGKNIGAVIALKDVTSLHAAARRLAAGERRLRTITDNVPVLIGYVDSTERYQFANATYAAWFGVPANDIVGKSVQEVFGDDLYGRHRQHLGMTPGETARFEMTLAMREGHRTIEVTRIPDIQDGVCNGVYVLGADISAAKRHEEELNQLARIDTLTGLPNRRAYQERLHEALQRARRSGHAVALMYLDVDHFKHVNDTLGHAAGDLVLHEFAQRVKASVRATDTVCRLAGDEFTVILEGLKTSGEAALVAGKIVAAFERPFALEREERLISTSIGVAFAGMFPVDAAVLEAHADKALYQAKDQGRGRFAMMPVGA from the coding sequence ATGTTCACGCATCGGTTTTTTGGCCGCATTCCCCTGGCCCCCTCGCTGGCGGCGGTATCGGCGCTGGTCATGCTGCTGTTGACAGTGGTGACACTGCAGCTGGTGGGGCACACGATGACCCGGCAGGCCGAGCTGGACATCGGCCGTGACCTGGCGGAACTGGCGTTCCAGACGACCGACAAGCTCGACCGGGGCATGTACGAGCGGTACCGGGAAGTCAAGCTGATGGCCGAGCGCACCGAGATCACCGATCCGAAAGTGACGGGCGCGGCAAAGCGCGCGGCGATCGAGAGCATGCAGGAGACCCATCCGTATTACGCCTGGATCGGCCTGACCAATCTGCGGGGTAACGTCGATATCGCAACGAAGCGCATGTTGGAAGGCAAGGACGTCTCGCGCCGGCCATGGTATTCCGCGGCATTCCGCGGCGTCCACTTGCACGACGTCCACGAGGCGGTGCTGCTTGCCAAGCTCCTGCCGAACCCGGGCGGAGAACCGAAACGCTTCTTCGACATTGCCTTTCCCTACCGGGGCGCGGATGGCCGCATCGCCGGCATTCTCGGAACACACCTGAGCTGGCAATGGGCGCAGGACGTGGAGCGTTCAGTGCTGCGTCCGCTTGCCGAGCGCAAGGCCGTGGACACGCTCATCCTCAGCAAGGGGGGCGTGGTCCTGCTGGGCCCGAAAGCTTACCAGGACAACCTGCTCGACCTGGACAGCGTCAGGCGCGCGCAGCGCGGTGCCAATGCCGCAGTCATCGAGACCTGGCCCGACGGTCGCCGTTACCTGGTTGGCTACAGCCAGAGCCACGGTCACCAGTCCTACCCGGGCCTGGGCTGGACGGTCGTGGTTCGCCAGCCCGTCGAGCAGGCATTCGCGCCCGTCGAGGCGTTGCGCGGCAAGATATTCCGGTTCGGCCTGTGCGCGGCCGCGATCGTCTCGCTGCTCGTGTGGATTGTGTCGAGGAACATCATCAAGCCGCTGGAAACCATCACGGGCCATGCCGAGGCGCTGCATGCGGGCAATGTGGGCAGCATACCGCCGGTGCGCAGCCGCCTGCGGGAGGTGCAGATCCTGCAGGGGGCACTGAACGGCCTGCTGTCGAAGCTGCTGGCCAACGAGAACCGGTTGCGCGAACTCAATGCGACGCTCGAGGCGCGCGTGGCGCACAGGACCGTGGAACTGCACGCCGCCGTCGAGGAAACCCGGAAAGGCGAGCGCAGGGTGAGGGCGATCATCGACTCCGCGCTGGACGCTTTCGTGGGGGTCGACGCGCAAGGCCGGATCACCGACTGGAACCCGCGTGCCGAGGAAATATTCGGGTGGCGCCGCGCCGAGGCGATGGGGCGGACGGTCACCGAGACCATCATCCCGCACCGGCTTCGCGAGGCGCACGAGGCAGGCATGCAACGTTATTCGGTCGCGGGCAGTTCCGGCGTCGTCGGCAGGCGCATCCAGCTTTCCGCACTGCGCCGGGACGGCGAGGAATTCCCGATCGAGATGACGATCGGCCTGATCAACGCCGGCGACTCCCATTTCTTCGGTACATTCATCCAGGATATTTCGGTACGCAAGCGCATCGAGGACGAGCTAGCCCGCGAGCGCGAGCTGCTCGATGCCGTCCTGGAGTCCATCGACGTCGGCATCATGGTCTGTTCGCCCGGGGGGGAGGTGACGATGTTCAACCGCGCGGCGAAGGAGATCCATGGCTTGCCAACCGGCGCGGTCTCGCCCGGGCAGTGGCAGGATTACAGGATGTCCGCCGCGGACGGCGCAACGCCGGTTCCTCTTGAACAGACCCCGCTGTACCGGGCGCTCCGTGGCGAGTTGGTCGAGAATATGGAGCTGACGATCACGCCGCCGGGCGCGGGAACACGTGTCGTGCTCGTCAGCGGGCGGGCACTCCATGCAGGCGATGGCAAGAACATCGGCGCCGTCATTGCACTGAAGGACGTGACTTCGCTGCACGCGGCGGCCCGCCGCCTGGCAGCCGGCGAAAGGCGCCTGCGTACGATCACGGACAATGTGCCGGTCCTGATCGGCTATGTCGACAGCACGGAAAGGTACCAGTTTGCCAACGCGACCTACGCAGCGTGGTTCGGTGTTCCCGCCAATGACATCGTCGGCAAGTCGGTGCAGGAAGTCTTCGGCGACGATCTGTATGGCCGCCACCGGCAGCATCTCGGCATGACCCCGGGCGAGACGGCCCGCTTCGAAATGACGCTCGCCATGCGCGAAGGCCATCGAACCATCGAGGTCACGCGCATCCCCGATATCCAGGATGGCGTCTGCAACGGTGTCTACGTGCTGGGCGCGGACATCTCCGCGGCCAAGCGCCACGAGGAAGAGCTGAACCAGCTCGCGCGCATCGACACATTGACAGGCCTGCCGAACCGCCGCGCCTACCAGGAACGGCTGCATGAAGCGCTACAGCGGGCCCGCCGCAGCGGCCACGCCGTCGCGCTGATGTATCTCGACGTCGATCATTTCAAGCACGTCAACGACACTCTCGGCCATGCCGCCGGCGATCTCGTCCTGCACGAGTTCGCCCAGCGGGTAAAGGCTTCGGTGCGCGCCACCGATACCGTTTGCCGGCTGGCGGGCGACGAATTCACGGTGATCCTCGAGGGATTGAAAACATCCGGCGAGGCCGCGCTCGTCGCGGGGAAAATCGTTGCCGCGTTCGAACGGCCGTTTGCGCTGGAGCGGGAGGAGCGGCTGATATCGACCAGTATCGGCGTCGCCTTTGCCGGCATGTTCCCTGTCGACGCCGCCGTGCTGGAGGCACATGCGGACAAGGCGCTGTACCAGGCGAAAGACCAGGGCCGCGGCCGCTTTGCGATGATGCCGGTCGGTGCCTGA
- a CDS encoding putative bifunctional diguanylate cyclase/phosphodiesterase, producing the protein MSPPLPPDESVRLHALHATQLLDTPPEEVFDRITRIVCTVLAVPISLISLIDKDRQWFKSSCGLRAAETGRDISFCGHAILADAPFIVEDAIEDCRFSENPLVLGEPGIRFYAGIPIHAGNCRIGTLCVIDTVPRKLEMQEVVLLRTLARAVEDLLYLRQASFDSIGQINSWSDNVAVEDLVDIQALKNLLLRDHLTGLPMRHAVDKAIEDWAARRGDGKEGGLLAVIDIDNLSAVNERLGHGIGDHLIAAIAGRLKEFCGSAQLPARIGGGMFALLLRGLPDFPAAVTRLKEIHEALNTPIVTGNFIIHSSLTTGYVPLHGHDAAARSLLDAAHDAVRQAKALGHGLICAYNRALGNLNHRSLEHDLRSALANNELFLVYQQKMNIETGGATGVEALLRWAHPQLGLISPAEFIPIAEESALIVQIGRWTLDKACRQARDWVDAGRTRFTVAVNLSPRQFLHGDIVDSVRMALARSGLPAHLLELELTESVAIDDVDRTIAIMHELKSMQVALSIDDFGTGFSSLSYLIRLPVDKLKIDRSFIAGIGDSSRSRAIVKGIIDISAGLGICVIAEGVETSVQADILFDLGCTEMQGYFFGRPVAPEKIG; encoded by the coding sequence ATGTCTCCACCACTGCCGCCTGACGAAAGTGTCAGGCTGCATGCGCTGCATGCGACGCAGCTCCTGGATACGCCTCCCGAGGAAGTATTCGACCGGATTACCCGTATTGTCTGTACCGTGCTGGCTGTTCCAATCAGTCTCATTTCGCTGATCGACAAAGACCGCCAGTGGTTCAAATCGAGCTGCGGCCTGCGGGCTGCCGAAACTGGCCGGGATATTTCTTTTTGTGGCCATGCGATACTTGCCGACGCCCCCTTTATTGTCGAGGACGCGATCGAGGATTGCCGTTTCAGCGAAAATCCGCTGGTGCTGGGCGAGCCGGGTATCCGGTTTTACGCCGGCATACCGATACATGCGGGCAATTGCCGTATCGGCACGCTCTGCGTGATCGATACGGTGCCGCGCAAGCTCGAGATGCAGGAAGTCGTTTTATTACGAACCCTGGCCCGCGCGGTCGAAGATCTTTTATATCTGAGGCAGGCGTCGTTCGATTCCATCGGGCAGATCAACAGCTGGTCCGATAACGTCGCGGTGGAAGATCTCGTCGATATCCAGGCGCTGAAGAATTTGCTGTTGCGTGATCATCTGACGGGCTTGCCGATGCGTCATGCCGTCGACAAGGCGATCGAAGACTGGGCGGCGCGCCGCGGCGACGGCAAGGAAGGCGGCTTGCTGGCGGTCATCGACATCGACAATCTCTCCGCGGTCAACGAAAGGCTGGGACACGGCATCGGCGATCACCTGATCGCAGCCATCGCCGGCCGGCTGAAGGAGTTTTGCGGATCGGCTCAACTTCCGGCAAGAATTGGCGGCGGAATGTTCGCTTTGCTGTTGCGCGGCCTGCCCGATTTTCCTGCCGCGGTAACGCGGCTGAAGGAAATCCATGAAGCCCTCAATACGCCGATCGTCACTGGAAACTTCATTATCCACAGCAGTTTGACCACCGGCTATGTGCCGCTGCACGGTCATGATGCCGCCGCCAGGTCGCTCCTCGATGCCGCCCATGATGCGGTGCGCCAGGCAAAAGCGCTCGGTCACGGCCTGATATGCGCCTACAATCGCGCATTGGGCAACCTCAACCATCGCTCGCTGGAACACGATCTTCGCAGTGCGCTCGCCAATAACGAGCTGTTTCTCGTCTATCAGCAGAAGATGAATATCGAAACCGGCGGCGCGACCGGAGTCGAAGCCCTGCTGAGATGGGCGCATCCGCAACTGGGATTGATTTCGCCAGCCGAATTCATTCCCATCGCCGAGGAAAGCGCGCTCATTGTCCAGATCGGACGGTGGACGCTGGACAAGGCTTGCAGGCAAGCCCGCGACTGGGTCGATGCGGGAAGAACCAGGTTCACCGTCGCAGTAAACCTTTCGCCTCGACAGTTTCTGCACGGTGATATCGTGGACTCCGTGCGCATGGCCCTGGCCCGGAGCGGCCTCCCTGCGCACCTGCTGGAACTGGAGCTGACGGAATCGGTCGCGATCGATGACGTGGACCGCACCATCGCCATCATGCATGAGCTGAAGAGCATGCAGGTGGCCCTCAGCATCGATGATTTCGGTACCGGATTTTCGAGCCTGTCCTACCTGATCCGGCTTCCGGTCGACAAGTTGAAGATCGATCGTTCGTTCATCGCCGGCATCGGCGACAGCAGCCGGTCCCGGGCGATCGTGAAAGGCATCATCGATATCAGCGCGGGACTGGGCATCTGCGTCATCGCGGAAGGGGTCGAGACGTCCGTGCAGGCGGATATCCTGTTCGATCTTGGTTGCACGGAAATGCAGGGCTATTTCTTTGGACGACCGGTCGCGCCCGAAAAAATCGGCTGA